A DNA window from Niabella yanshanensis contains the following coding sequences:
- a CDS encoding Lrp/AsnC family transcriptional regulator: MAPTDTGLNDIDKAILKLMQDDARITNVAISKKLKMAPSAVLERVRKLEERGVIKGYTTNIDPSALNKELLAFIFIKSADGFGCDTSAKAFAAIPEVQEVHNIAGDDCYLVKVRVANTQALMDLRRKKFSKIANILSMRTTIVMETVKETQTISIT; the protein is encoded by the coding sequence ATGGCACCAACGGATACCGGTTTAAATGATATCGATAAGGCGATTTTGAAATTAATGCAGGACGATGCGCGCATCACCAATGTGGCCATCTCCAAAAAGCTTAAAATGGCTCCTTCGGCGGTGTTGGAACGGGTACGAAAGCTGGAGGAACGGGGAGTGATCAAGGGATACACCACCAATATCGATCCTTCTGCGTTAAACAAAGAGTTGCTGGCATTTATCTTTATCAAATCTGCCGATGGCTTTGGTTGCGACACTTCAGCAAAAGCATTTGCTGCTATCCCGGAAGTGCAGGAAGTGCATAATATAGCAGGCGATGATTGTTACCTGGTTAAAGTACGCGTAGCCAACACACAGGCATTAATGGATTTGCGACGAAAGAAGTTTAGTAAGATCGCCAATATTCTCTCCATGCGCACCACCATTGTAATGGAAACTGTAAAAGAAACACAAACTATCTCAATTACCTGA
- a CDS encoding EamA family transporter, producing MTLKKQPSVALVILAFAAVYLIWGSTYFFIEMAVKHIPPMVLGAIRFIIAGIIMMIWVTIKGERIWQRAAIVPAAVSGLLMLFLGNGAVIWAEQFLPSSFVAIFLASAPLWFLLLDKVNWKQNFNNKYMIMGVAIGLLGVVALFYEKIVATGYGNSLLPLIILCVANISWALGSLFSKYKVKGTSASVNSTWQMLAAGMAFTVAGAFNKEFVSVDWAAIPPKAWASLAYLVVFGSIIGYSAYVFLLSVRSATQVSTYAYVNPLVAVLLGVLINHDKLTPMQLGGLAIILCSVFFINLAKKNQLKVKARLKAQA from the coding sequence ATGACACTTAAAAAACAGCCCTCTGTAGCATTAGTAATACTCGCTTTTGCTGCTGTATACCTGATTTGGGGTTCTACTTATTTTTTTATTGAAATGGCAGTGAAGCATATCCCGCCAATGGTTTTAGGAGCCATACGCTTTATTATTGCCGGTATTATTATGATGATATGGGTAACTATCAAAGGAGAACGTATCTGGCAACGGGCAGCTATTGTTCCCGCGGCAGTCAGCGGCTTGCTCATGCTGTTCCTGGGGAATGGAGCAGTGATCTGGGCAGAGCAATTTTTGCCCAGTTCATTTGTGGCTATTTTCCTGGCGTCAGCGCCACTTTGGTTTTTATTGCTGGATAAGGTAAACTGGAAACAGAACTTCAACAATAAGTACATGATTATGGGAGTAGCCATAGGCTTGCTGGGAGTAGTTGCCTTATTTTATGAAAAGATAGTTGCCACCGGGTATGGCAATAGTTTGTTGCCCCTCATTATTTTATGCGTGGCAAATATCAGTTGGGCGCTCGGCTCCCTATTTTCGAAATACAAGGTAAAAGGCACTTCGGCCTCTGTTAATTCCACCTGGCAAATGTTGGCGGCGGGTATGGCTTTTACGGTTGCGGGCGCTTTCAATAAAGAGTTTGTGTCGGTAGACTGGGCTGCAATACCTCCTAAAGCCTGGGCCTCATTGGCTTACCTGGTAGTATTCGGGTCCATCATCGGCTATAGTGCCTATGTGTTTTTGTTAAGTGTAAGAAGCGCTACACAGGTGAGTACCTATGCGTATGTTAACCCGCTGGTGGCGGTTTTGCTGGGTGTATTGATCAACCACGATAAGCTTACTCCAATGCAATTAGGCGGATTGGCCATTATTTTATGCAGCGTATTTTTTATCAACCTGGCCAAAAAGAACCAGTTAAAAGTAAAAGCCCGTTTGAAAGCGCAAGCCTGA
- a CDS encoding LLM class flavin-dependent oxidoreductase produces the protein MSDSVFNGLKYSVLDLATVCQGDSLQETFARSLQTARFVEQQGYNRYWFSEHHNMESVASAATSVLIGYVAGGTNTIRVGSGGIMLPNHSPLIIAEQFGTLGSLYPGRIDLGLGRAPGTDGLTAMTIRNSPLNIPYDFQKNIEQLQVYFSKENAHAKVRALPGEGVDIPIWVLGSSTDSAYLAAQMGLPYAFAAHFAPTHMMQAFAIYKEYFRPSEMLEKPYAMACVNIIAADTNEEAAFLATSMYKMFLGIFTNSREPLQSPFDPAGLSDLWTPEQEYGVKHMLSHAFIGDKPTIAKGLKGFVENTGVQEIMTISQIFDQSRKEYSFQLFKEIMTGNS, from the coding sequence ATGAGCGATAGCGTTTTTAACGGATTGAAATATTCCGTACTGGACCTGGCTACGGTATGCCAGGGCGATTCTTTACAGGAAACATTTGCCAGAAGCCTGCAGACTGCCCGGTTTGTTGAACAGCAGGGCTATAACCGGTATTGGTTTTCTGAACATCATAATATGGAAAGTGTGGCCAGTGCCGCTACTTCGGTTTTGATCGGCTATGTAGCGGGCGGCACTAATACGATACGCGTTGGTTCGGGTGGGATTATGTTACCGAATCATTCTCCTTTGATCATCGCCGAGCAATTTGGAACGCTGGGCTCTTTATATCCCGGCAGGATTGACCTGGGACTGGGCCGTGCACCGGGAACTGATGGTTTAACGGCTATGACGATCCGTAATAGCCCACTCAATATACCCTACGATTTCCAGAAGAATATTGAGCAGCTACAGGTTTATTTTAGTAAGGAAAATGCGCATGCAAAAGTAAGGGCATTGCCGGGTGAGGGTGTAGATATTCCTATTTGGGTATTAGGCTCAAGTACAGATAGCGCTTACCTGGCTGCGCAAATGGGCTTGCCTTATGCCTTTGCAGCTCATTTTGCTCCTACTCATATGATGCAGGCTTTTGCTATTTACAAAGAATATTTCAGGCCGTCTGAGATGCTGGAAAAACCTTACGCGATGGCTTGTGTAAACATTATTGCTGCAGACACAAACGAAGAGGCTGCTTTTTTAGCTACCTCCATGTATAAAATGTTCCTGGGTATTTTTACCAATTCAAGAGAGCCGTTACAGTCTCCGTTTGATCCGGCCGGATTGTCAGACTTATGGACGCCGGAGCAGGAATATGGCGTAAAGCATATGCTGTCGCATGCTTTTATCGGGGATAAACCCACTATCGCAAAAGGACTGAAAGGCTTTGTAGAAAATACCGGTGTACAGGAGATTATGACGATTTCCCAGATTTTTGATCAGTCCAGAAAAGAATATTCCTTTCAACTGTTTAAAGAAATAATGACCGGTAACAGCTAG
- a CDS encoding phospho-sugar mutase codes for MDNAIQQKVDQWLQGNYDEETKKEIQRLQSENSNELADSFYQNLEFGTGGLRGVMGVGTNRMNKYTVGMATQGYANYLKQSFPGEVRVAIAHDSRNNSRFFAETTANVFAANDIKVFLFESLRPTPELSFAIRTLGCQGGVVCTASHNPKEYNGYKAYWNDGGQLVPPHDKNVIKEVEKIQSVEDVKWNGGEANITLIGKELDEQYIRMVKGLSVYPEVIKKQEDLKIVYTPVHGTGIMLVPQVLEAFGFKNVHIVEEQQTPDGNFPTVAYPNPEEKETMSIGLQKAKDLDADILLGTDPDADRVGIGIKNNKGEWVLMNGNQTAVLAFNYLLEARKEKGIAQDNDMIITTIVTTGMVDDLARGNGVTCYRVLTGFKWIAEMIRLKEGKENYVVGGEESFGLMIGDKIRDKDAISAVALLCEMASYEKEKGNTLFDKLVELYIKYGFYKEDLISITKKGMDGQQQIAAMMQEYRNNPPQTINGSKVTAVLDYDNGLATNVQTRDVNPIDLPRSNVLQFITEDGSLISARPSGTEPKIKFYFSVKEALASADQFDEVNAKLDDKIKAIIKDMKLG; via the coding sequence ATGGATAATGCAATTCAACAAAAAGTAGATCAATGGTTGCAGGGCAATTATGATGAAGAAACAAAAAAGGAAATTCAGAGATTGCAGTCTGAAAATAGTAACGAGCTTGCAGATTCTTTCTATCAAAATCTTGAATTTGGAACCGGTGGTCTTCGTGGGGTCATGGGGGTAGGCACCAATCGTATGAACAAGTATACGGTGGGTATGGCTACGCAGGGCTATGCAAATTATTTAAAACAATCCTTTCCCGGCGAAGTGAGGGTAGCCATTGCTCATGACAGCCGTAATAACAGTCGTTTTTTTGCGGAAACAACAGCCAATGTTTTTGCGGCCAACGATATAAAAGTCTTTTTGTTCGAAAGTCTGCGTCCGACTCCCGAGCTTTCTTTTGCAATAAGAACATTGGGGTGCCAGGGCGGTGTGGTATGTACAGCTTCTCATAATCCCAAAGAGTATAATGGATATAAGGCATACTGGAATGACGGAGGACAATTGGTACCACCCCATGATAAAAATGTAATAAAGGAAGTAGAGAAAATTCAATCGGTTGAAGATGTGAAATGGAACGGAGGAGAAGCTAATATTACATTGATCGGAAAAGAACTGGATGAGCAATACATCCGGATGGTTAAAGGGTTGAGTGTATACCCCGAAGTGATCAAAAAGCAGGAAGACTTAAAAATTGTTTACACGCCTGTACATGGTACCGGTATTATGCTGGTACCGCAGGTGCTGGAAGCATTTGGGTTTAAAAACGTACATATTGTAGAAGAGCAGCAAACTCCCGATGGTAATTTTCCTACCGTAGCGTATCCCAATCCTGAAGAAAAAGAGACCATGAGCATTGGTTTGCAAAAAGCCAAAGACCTGGATGCCGATATTTTGTTAGGTACGGATCCGGATGCAGACCGCGTAGGTATCGGCATTAAAAATAACAAAGGTGAGTGGGTATTAATGAACGGTAACCAAACAGCTGTGCTGGCGTTTAATTATTTATTGGAAGCCCGGAAAGAAAAAGGTATTGCGCAGGATAACGATATGATCATTACGACTATCGTAACAACGGGTATGGTTGATGATCTGGCAAGAGGTAATGGCGTTACCTGTTACAGGGTACTGACCGGCTTTAAGTGGATTGCAGAAATGATCAGGTTAAAAGAGGGTAAAGAAAACTATGTAGTAGGTGGGGAGGAGAGCTTTGGATTAATGATCGGCGATAAGATAAGAGATAAGGATGCGATAAGTGCTGTAGCGCTCCTTTGCGAAATGGCATCCTACGAAAAAGAAAAAGGGAACACTTTATTTGATAAACTGGTAGAACTATATATTAAATACGGGTTTTATAAGGAGGACCTGATCTCCATCACTAAAAAAGGAATGGATGGACAGCAACAGATAGCAGCCATGATGCAGGAGTATCGTAATAATCCACCTCAGACCATTAATGGATCGAAGGTGACGGCTGTACTGGATTATGACAACGGCTTAGCTACGAATGTGCAAACACGTGATGTTAACCCGATCGATCTGCCCCGTTCAAACGTGTTGCAGTTTATAACAGAAGATGGGTCGCTGATCTCTGCCCGTCCCAGCGGCACGGAGCCCAAAATTAAATTTTATTTTAGTGTGAAAGAAGCGCTGGCCAGCGCGGATCAGTTTGATGAAGTGAATGCTAAACTGGATGATAAAATAAAAGCGATTATTAAGGATATGAAATTGGGCTAA